atttttagcaTGTATTAATTCGTTAGATTTTTCACAAAGTATATCTAAaagattattatataatataattcttTTGTTATAAGAACAAAAACAAACAATCGAATAAACGACATCTTCTATATCTAAATATTTGATACattctatattttcattaattaattcataaatattatttactgCGTTTTTaacttcattattattttttttattatattcgaaatattttaaacattggattgtttttattatttcattttctctattattatcataaaattCATTCTCTATTTTAAAGTCATCTTTTAACTCATTTTTAATGACATTAGAcatttcatttcttttttcagcATCGTATTCTTTTAtctctttttctattttattattctcaTTATCCTCGTGTTTTTTGTCCGTTCTGCCATTTTTTTGATTAATATTCCttgtttttttgttttttattatttgttcATTCATGTTTTCATATGtttgttttatattaatactaTTTTTAACATTCTCTTCTTCGTTGATATAATCGCATGTTtgctctttttcttttttatttaatgaatatattttagcATTTGATTTTCTcatattttgtatatttaaaataacttGTTTAGCAACTAGTgcaattaaattaatatatttttcatcatGTTTAAAGTTATTGGCTATTTTCAATATCAAATGGTAAAAAGTTAAATCAAATTtgtcaatattttttattattgtacTTAAGGATAAGTCATAGAAATTAGAATATTCTTTGCAAAAACGATGAAAAGAATAACATAATGACTTTATTTGATTCAAATTAAATCCATCAAATCTTTCCATACATACAATAACAACTTTATCTAAATAATGTTTAGTTCTCAAACTGTGCTTAAAGCATTCATTGGCAAATGTAGTTAGTTCATCATAATCCATATACTTTATTTTAACAGTTAAATAGTCATAAAATTCAACAAAATATAATGAGCAATTATTCAATATtgttatataatatatacacaactttattttttctttattatcatttgCGTTggttttttctttatttaaaattttcattatttcatAAGATATATctctaattttatttttcatatttaattcattCATTAATCCTAATATATACATTAAGTTTTTGTAAGATAccttttcaaaattttcatataatattttgaacaatttatttatatattcctCCTCTATTTCATataatatatcattttttttttttaaaatatccaaaatatatatgactGAGTTAACacttttctcttttttatcaattaaatttttaatatattctaCATTTATAATGTCATCTACATGACTATTAGAAAAATTCTTCTCTATACTATCTTTAGAAAAATCTGAATTCATATTACTTAAACTGaaatttttatctaaatcttttaaatttgttTCTGAATTAATTCTATTATCGCAATTATACGCATCATCTAATTCATTTTCACTTTGAAtgatattttcataattgtTCATTTCTGATATAAATTCTgcattttcataaaaatattttttatcaaagttaaaattatcattttttgtGTAACTGTCTTTAAGAAATTTTTCACTAGAAACATTCAGGTTGTTAATCATAGATTTACTATTAGAATTAGTTGATGTTTCTATTTTAAATGCCTCCTTGTTAACGTTGCATTTGtgttttttcaaaaaattgttatattctatctcttctttttctctCCATTTATCATCTACATTTAAATCAAAACTTAAATTGGAAGGTAATTTTTCATCAAATTCAACGTCGTCATAGTTTTCATGAGATAAATATTCTGTTTTCATAATCATattttgttcattttttttactacTATAAAAactacattttttaaaatgcatattaaataaaa
The genomic region above belongs to Plasmodium relictum strain SGS1 genome assembly, chromosome: 10 and contains:
- a CDS encoding RAP protein, putative; this encodes MKRFAVRNINSNIFLFNMHFKKCSFYSSKKNEQNMIMKTEYLSHENYDDVEFDEKLPSNLSFDLNVDDKWREKEEIEYNNFLKKHKCNVNKEAFKIETSTNSNSKSMINNLNVSSEKFLKDSYTKNDNFNFDKKYFYENAEFISEMNNYENIIQSENELDDAYNCDNRINSETNLKDLDKNFSLSNMNSDFSKDSIEKNFSNSHVDDIINVEYIKNLIDKKEKSVNSVIYILDILKKKNDILYEIEEEYINKLFKILYENFEKVSYKNLMYILGLMNELNMKNKIRDISYEIMKILNKEKTNANDNKEKIKLCIYYITILNNCSLYFVEFYDYLTVKIKYMDYDELTTFANECFKHSLRTKHYLDKVVIVCMERFDGFNLNQIKSLCYSFHRFCKEYSNFYDLSLSTIIKNIDKFDLTFYHLILKIANNFKHDEKYINLIALVAKQVILNIQNMRKSNAKIYSLNKKEKEQTCDYINEEENVKNSINIKQTYENMNEQIIKNKKTRNINQKNGRTDKKHEDNENNKIEKEIKEYDAEKRNEMSNVIKNELKDDFKIENEFYDNNRENEIIKTIQCLKYFEYNKKNNNEVKNAVNNIYELINENIECIKYLDIEDVVYSIVCFCSYNKRIILYNNLLDILCEKSNELIHAKNISLWIYPLISLSKISWFHMNYMINIFNFIKDTYVLSRLSVFQLLKLLSSIVKMNVYDEKIYKILIEKLYKEWDIIKKKIIDISTFLWSCAYVNIIYKPLFDDSYKLIIDLLNKESFDVNNAIYKNCFVNITWSFIVANYHKTQKDFDKILNMTFLNRNPHDSQAFKRLHQIADSCFKEIPKSLIDLKCLDIMYKYCMHEKCKILRSDFNIYKKEKDAMKIRNKILDELIHILKSFNISFNLHFEPYHNSPYIIDIVLNQKMQIGICVFSKEHLMRTLKKSSWDFLNTGFVSLQMRILYAHGWKIIPINAGEWLQLNFDKKKSFLYEYFKQHSIQI